The window CTGCCTTACGCAGGCTGTCAAGATAGGCAGGATTTACCGGAAAATCGCTTTCATCAACCGGAATACCAAACCTTATTCTTCTGTCGATTGCCCGCTGGGAAAGAAATTCAAGTGGCCTGTTGACGGAATAAGGTGTGTTTTTCTTATCCTTAAAACTTACACGGTAAATCTTATTACTTCCGGTATTAACCTGTGCTTCAAGGGTGACGGATAATAAAAGGCAAAATGTCAGGATGACAATGGATAAATATTTCATCTACAATCAGTTAAAAATTAAGGAAGTTGTTTTCAAATGGTTTAATGGTATAATTTTTCGGGATCTGAAATTCAGAGCTTTTGAATTTTTCATTTTTAATATCCACAGCTCTCAGTATCAGATTCATGTTAAATCCCATCTGATCGACATTCATTTGTATTTTAAGCGGAAATGCATCCAGCCCTTCATAATTAAAATATCCGGGCACACCGGCACTTTCGAGCCCTTTCATCTTCAGACTTAATTGATCGGTAGCCCAAATATATTGTACTATCTCATTGCCACCTTCATTCATCACAATTTTGTATTTCTCACAATGATAACCTAAAATTTCTTCACTTTCATTCAATTTAATCACTTTTGGG of the Sphingobacteriales bacterium genome contains:
- a CDS encoding DUF4412 domain-containing protein; its protein translation is MKKFILLIPIILLLSSFSGDKKIFEGTIVFKMDVEGDFMSMMKSYLPDSYVFSFKDENVRIRIKGGLLEMMAGNILVTKSGDTYLINDEEKTAWEIKAAGKNTEFENREAPKVIKLNESEEILGYHCEKYKIVMNEGGNEIVQYIWATDQLSLKMKGLESAGVPGYFNYEGLDAFPLKIQMNVDQMGFNMNLILRAVDIKNEKFKSSEFQIPKNYTIKPFENNFLNF